The following are from one region of the Klebsiella aerogenes genome:
- a CDS encoding LuxR C-terminal-related transcriptional regulator has protein sequence MVYRTDPKPYFNIALVGGDSFSRSGITAVLKSINRTTQIHDFGNDYQQFGFFLNHEKFNIVFISGTDKYHTGFDNLRYIKAIKRNYPEMQICMYSTSANSLLWIHGDIDAYISLQDPLYHWRASLLKMIDCRYQSKRKPVALSLTPGEWRVLKEIRNGLDLSYIAEIEKLSYRRVSALKSSAIRKLGLRNKTDLLVFLTS, from the coding sequence ATGGTGTACAGGACTGATCCAAAACCTTACTTTAATATTGCACTGGTAGGCGGAGACAGCTTTTCACGCAGCGGTATTACGGCAGTATTGAAAAGCATTAACCGCACGACTCAGATACATGATTTCGGAAATGATTATCAGCAATTTGGTTTTTTCCTCAATCATGAAAAATTTAATATCGTTTTCATATCAGGAACCGATAAATACCATACTGGCTTTGATAATTTACGTTACATAAAGGCAATAAAAAGAAATTATCCAGAGATGCAAATCTGTATGTATTCAACATCAGCAAACTCATTATTGTGGATACATGGCGACATCGACGCTTATATCTCGTTGCAAGACCCTCTTTATCACTGGAGAGCCAGCCTATTGAAGATGATCGATTGTCGCTATCAAAGCAAAAGGAAACCCGTCGCGCTGTCGCTGACACCAGGAGAATGGAGGGTATTAAAAGAAATAAGAAATGGATTAGACCTAAGTTATATCGCCGAAATTGAGAAGCTTTCATATCGCCGCGTCAGTGCGTTAAAAAGCTCAGCAATAAGAAAACTCGGGCTCAGAAATAAAACGGACCTGTTGGTTTTTTTAACCAGCTAG
- a CDS encoding fimbrial biogenesis outer membrane usher protein translates to MKAKFICALLIFYAVRQTAATESDLHFNPAFLNGESGNNADLSWVNAGSALPPGEYNIHVYINSQYAFTGNVKFSLDQHRSQDGAMPCITPQQIVALGINDRQAKEEAQVETQACYFLNRRFPGARFDFDQKTLTLNFSLPQSDMLNLPRGYVSPESWEYGIPAAWLNYVVNGAENRYQGTTHTHDRQLFVSLNSGVNLGAWRLRDFTTWTKQSNTFTHVQSWAQRDIPALRAQAYAGETYTSAQVFDSVGLRGIALKTDDNMLPASLSGYAPEVRGIARSNATVTVRQNGNIIYQTSVPAGAFVLKDLYPTASGGDLAVTIQESDGSTTQYTVPFASVPNLVRSGQTKYAFSAGKFRPVGNQDAPTFVQGELFFGWEFGLTFYGGVQYSAHYNALAVGAGQNLGYLGAYSIDMTHARSLLADDQRYRGDSVRLRYSKLMNNLGTRFNFYSLRYSTEGFYTLSDTTWQNMAGGSRKQVVEADGTITTSYENVYNLHMSRKAKNQLLLSQPLGAYGALSLSWDQQTYWRTANKTQSMQFAWNSTFRQFSLGVSFQRSAMLFGNQQDNVLAMSLSIPFGNPQLASRVRLASTQARSTGTTNSAGISGYMPGKENLFYSVNQRYRSQQQYGADAALQYEGQWGDYNLGYSYSKDSRNLNYGISGGAVLHEDGLTLSQPLGNTNILIKAPGASNVAVLNHKGIKTDSRGYAVIPYATPYRVNQVAMDVTTASDDVELENAIVNKTPTDGALVRANIVTRQGAKALLVIRHNQEVLPFGTVVSLSDNKTSGIVGDGGSLYLSGLPLQGSLSAVWGQDNHQKCTINYQLTQQDYAPRTGLYSQEVVCQ, encoded by the coding sequence GTGAAAGCAAAATTCATTTGTGCCCTGCTGATTTTCTATGCAGTACGGCAAACTGCCGCCACTGAGAGCGATTTGCATTTTAACCCCGCGTTCCTCAATGGTGAAAGCGGGAATAATGCCGACCTCTCATGGGTGAATGCAGGAAGCGCCCTGCCGCCGGGTGAATACAATATTCATGTCTATATCAATAGTCAGTATGCTTTCACCGGCAATGTGAAATTCAGCCTCGATCAGCACCGTTCACAAGATGGCGCGATGCCCTGCATCACGCCTCAACAGATCGTGGCTTTAGGTATCAACGACCGTCAGGCGAAAGAGGAAGCGCAGGTAGAAACTCAGGCCTGCTATTTTTTAAATCGTCGTTTTCCTGGCGCCCGTTTCGATTTCGATCAAAAAACGCTGACCCTTAACTTCAGCCTGCCGCAAAGCGATATGCTCAATTTACCGCGCGGCTACGTCAGCCCGGAAAGTTGGGAGTACGGCATTCCTGCAGCGTGGCTTAATTATGTCGTCAACGGCGCCGAGAACCGCTATCAGGGAACCACTCATACCCACGATCGGCAGCTGTTTGTCAGCCTGAACAGCGGTGTAAACCTGGGCGCATGGCGGTTACGCGACTTCACGACGTGGACGAAACAGAGCAATACGTTCACCCACGTCCAAAGCTGGGCGCAACGCGATATCCCTGCGCTGCGCGCTCAGGCATACGCCGGAGAGACCTATACCTCTGCGCAGGTGTTTGATTCCGTCGGCCTGCGAGGCATCGCGCTAAAAACCGACGACAATATGTTGCCAGCAAGTCTCAGCGGCTATGCGCCGGAGGTTCGCGGCATCGCGCGCAGTAATGCGACCGTGACCGTCCGCCAAAATGGCAACATCATTTACCAGACCAGCGTCCCGGCGGGCGCATTTGTTCTGAAGGATCTCTACCCCACGGCGTCTGGCGGCGATCTGGCGGTGACAATCCAGGAAAGCGATGGCAGCACCACGCAATACACCGTGCCCTTCGCCAGCGTGCCGAATCTCGTGCGTAGCGGGCAGACTAAGTATGCTTTCAGCGCCGGGAAATTCCGCCCTGTCGGCAATCAGGACGCCCCCACGTTCGTTCAGGGCGAGTTATTTTTCGGCTGGGAATTCGGACTGACTTTTTACGGCGGCGTGCAATATTCCGCCCATTACAACGCGCTGGCCGTTGGCGCCGGGCAAAATCTTGGTTATCTGGGCGCCTACTCTATCGATATGACTCATGCGCGTAGCCTGCTGGCGGATGACCAGCGCTATCGCGGCGATTCAGTCCGGCTGCGCTACAGCAAGCTGATGAACAATCTCGGAACACGGTTTAACTTCTACTCGCTACGCTATTCAACAGAAGGTTTCTATACCCTTAGCGATACTACCTGGCAGAACATGGCTGGCGGCTCGCGCAAACAGGTGGTGGAAGCCGACGGCACCATTACCACCAGCTACGAGAATGTCTATAACCTGCATATGTCGCGCAAAGCCAAAAACCAGCTCTTGTTATCGCAGCCGCTGGGAGCATACGGCGCGCTTTCCTTGTCGTGGGATCAACAAACCTATTGGCGCACGGCAAATAAAACACAGAGCATGCAGTTCGCATGGAATTCAACGTTTCGCCAGTTTTCCCTCGGCGTCAGTTTCCAGCGCAGCGCCATGCTATTTGGCAACCAGCAGGATAACGTGCTGGCCATGTCGCTATCCATCCCATTTGGCAACCCGCAATTAGCCTCGCGGGTACGTTTGGCCAGTACCCAGGCCAGGTCGACGGGAACGACCAACAGCGCAGGTATCAGCGGATATATGCCAGGAAAGGAGAATCTGTTTTATAGCGTTAACCAGCGCTACCGTTCGCAACAGCAGTACGGCGCGGATGCCGCATTGCAATATGAAGGCCAGTGGGGCGATTACAACCTGGGCTACAGCTACAGCAAAGATTCCCGCAATCTGAACTACGGCATCAGCGGCGGCGCGGTACTGCATGAAGATGGCCTGACGTTGAGTCAACCGCTGGGCAATACCAATATTTTGATCAAAGCTCCGGGCGCCAGCAATGTCGCCGTTCTCAATCATAAAGGTATAAAAACAGACAGCCGGGGATACGCCGTCATCCCCTATGCCACCCCCTACCGCGTCAATCAGGTGGCGATGGATGTCACTACCGCCAGCGATGATGTTGAACTGGAGAATGCCATCGTCAACAAAACGCCGACCGATGGCGCGCTGGTTCGCGCAAACATCGTAACTCGTCAGGGCGCAAAAGCGCTGTTGGTGATTCGCCATAACCAGGAAGTACTGCCGTTCGGTACGGTGGTATCCCTGAGTGATAACAAAACCAGCGGTATCGTTGGCGACGGCGGGAGTCTGTACCTTTCTGGTTTGCCGCTACAGGGGTCGCTTAGCGCAGTCTGGGGGCAAGACAACCACCAAAAATGCACCATCAATTATCAATTAACACAACAGGATTACGCTCCCCGTACCGGGCTTTACTCACAGGAGGTGGTATGTCAGTAA
- the kdgT gene encoding 2-keto-3-deoxygluconate transporter, whose amino-acid sequence MKIKATIERIPGGMMLIPLLLGAVLNTLAPDTGNYFGSFTKGMIGGTVPILAVWFFCIGASIDLRATGTVLRKSGTLVITKIAVAWIVALIAAMIIPENGVQTGFFAGLSVLAIISAMDMTNGGLYASLMNQYGSKEESGAFVLMSLESGPLMTMVILGSAGLASFEPHHFIGAVLPFLVGFALGNLDHDFRAFFSKATPVLIPFFGFALGNTINLSVIMDTGLLGIVLGVAVIVITGIPLIIADRVIGGGNGTAGVAASSAAGAAVANPVIIAQINPAFEPVAASATALVAASVIVTAILVPIITALYAKRFGNAQAAKALSANIAPSAHH is encoded by the coding sequence ATGAAAATCAAAGCAACCATCGAACGTATCCCTGGCGGCATGATGCTGATCCCACTGCTGCTTGGCGCCGTTCTCAATACTCTGGCGCCGGATACCGGGAATTACTTTGGTTCATTCACCAAAGGTATGATTGGCGGCACGGTACCGATTCTGGCGGTCTGGTTCTTTTGCATTGGCGCATCGATTGATTTACGCGCCACCGGTACCGTATTACGTAAATCCGGGACATTGGTGATCACCAAGATTGCCGTTGCCTGGATAGTCGCACTCATCGCGGCGATGATTATTCCTGAAAATGGCGTCCAGACGGGTTTCTTTGCCGGATTGTCGGTGCTGGCGATTATCTCGGCAATGGATATGACTAACGGTGGACTGTACGCCAGCCTGATGAACCAGTACGGCAGCAAAGAAGAGTCCGGGGCATTTGTGCTGATGTCGCTGGAGTCGGGGCCGTTGATGACCATGGTGATCCTCGGTTCCGCCGGGTTGGCATCATTCGAACCTCACCATTTTATCGGCGCCGTTCTGCCGTTCCTGGTGGGCTTCGCTTTAGGTAACCTGGATCACGATTTCCGCGCTTTCTTTAGCAAAGCCACCCCAGTACTGATCCCATTCTTCGGTTTTGCGCTCGGTAATACCATCAACCTGAGCGTGATTATGGATACCGGTCTGTTGGGGATCGTTCTGGGGGTTGCCGTTATCGTGATTACCGGCATTCCGTTGATTATTGCTGACCGTGTTATCGGCGGCGGTAATGGTACTGCGGGGGTCGCGGCCTCTTCCGCGGCGGGGGCGGCGGTCGCGAACCCGGTGATTATCGCGCAGATTAACCCGGCCTTTGAACCCGTGGCCGCTTCGGCGACGGCGCTGGTCGCGGCAAGCGTTATCGTGACCGCGATTTTGGTGCCGATTATCACCGCCCTGTATGCCAAACGCTTTGGCAACGCGCAGGCGGCGAAAGCGCTTAGCGCCAATATAGCGCCGTCCGCGCATCACTAA
- a CDS encoding LysR family transcriptional regulator, protein MDTIDLFRIFIRVAENGSFIRTAETMNRPASTISAAIRELEARLETRLLHRTTRSVSLTSDGSALYARCLLVVQDVEETENLFRQTSGQVTGKIKVDVPGRVGGHIVVPALPDFFARQPSIQVDLGVTDRSVNLPEEGIDCAVRVGVLNDSGMVARRVGYLKLINVVSPGYISSFGTPVSPEKLDNHVVVGYVSPTTGRKERWEWEQAGETLTTDVNSYLTVNSADAYIAACVSGMGMIQIPEYDVRELLDAGILLEVMPAFLPRLLPVSILYPSRRHQSRPLQLFIAWLEPLLREKMRLATIG, encoded by the coding sequence ATGGATACGATTGATCTTTTTCGGATATTTATCCGGGTGGCGGAAAACGGTAGCTTTATTCGCACGGCAGAGACGATGAATCGCCCGGCCTCAACGATTTCTGCTGCGATAAGGGAACTGGAAGCGCGTCTGGAAACCCGCCTGTTACACCGCACCACGCGGAGTGTTTCCTTAACTTCCGACGGAAGCGCGTTGTATGCGCGCTGTCTGCTGGTGGTACAGGACGTGGAAGAGACTGAAAATCTTTTCCGCCAGACCAGCGGGCAGGTGACGGGGAAAATTAAAGTTGACGTACCTGGGCGGGTTGGAGGACATATCGTTGTGCCCGCGCTACCCGACTTTTTTGCCCGCCAGCCGTCAATTCAGGTGGATCTTGGCGTCACCGATCGCAGCGTGAATCTCCCGGAGGAAGGCATTGATTGCGCTGTCCGCGTGGGTGTATTAAATGATTCAGGGATGGTGGCGCGTAGAGTGGGTTACCTGAAGTTGATTAACGTGGTCTCTCCTGGCTATATCTCTTCTTTTGGCACGCCTGTGAGCCCGGAAAAACTCGATAACCACGTTGTTGTCGGGTACGTCTCGCCGACGACCGGGCGTAAGGAACGTTGGGAATGGGAGCAAGCCGGGGAGACGTTGACGACGGATGTGAATAGCTACCTGACCGTCAATAGCGCGGACGCGTATATTGCCGCCTGCGTGTCAGGGATGGGAATGATTCAGATCCCTGAATACGATGTGCGTGAATTATTGGATGCGGGAATTCTCCTTGAGGTGATGCCCGCATTCCTACCACGTTTGCTTCCTGTGAGTATTTTGTATCCCAGCCGACGGCATCAGTCACGCCCGCTTCAGCTGTTTATCGCCTGGCTTGAGCCGCTGTTGCGGGAAAAAATGCGGCTCGCCACGATCGGTTAG
- a CDS encoding molecular chaperone, giving the protein MRSLTWIGLAASLCSSAAYAGGVGLGATRLIYSSATTQAMLQVRNTHPESSFLIQSWIENEKGDRTNDFVITPPLYVLKPATESMVKVMFNGKSLPQDRETLYWITVKAIPQQLKNSASNSLQFASANRIKIFYRPQAIKDDTAEAWKKITGSYSAGKVTLNNPTPYYLTTINVKVDGKSVQPVMIPPKTSLALEESFRQANNFSYQTINDYGAWTPVNGLPLSRK; this is encoded by the coding sequence ATGCGCTCATTAACATGGATTGGTCTTGCTGCCTCACTGTGCTCATCGGCGGCGTACGCGGGGGGCGTTGGACTGGGCGCCACGCGCCTGATTTACTCCAGTGCGACAACGCAAGCCATGCTGCAAGTCAGAAATACGCACCCGGAATCCTCCTTTCTTATTCAGTCGTGGATCGAGAATGAGAAAGGCGATCGGACGAATGATTTCGTCATTACCCCTCCGCTTTACGTTTTAAAACCGGCAACAGAAAGCATGGTCAAGGTCATGTTTAACGGCAAATCACTGCCGCAGGATCGTGAAACGCTGTACTGGATAACGGTAAAGGCCATTCCACAGCAATTAAAAAATAGCGCCAGTAATTCGCTGCAATTTGCTTCAGCGAACCGCATAAAAATATTTTATCGGCCGCAAGCGATTAAAGACGATACGGCAGAGGCATGGAAAAAAATCACGGGCAGTTATTCCGCCGGCAAAGTGACGCTCAATAATCCGACGCCCTATTACCTCACCACGATCAACGTAAAAGTTGATGGCAAGTCTGTTCAACCGGTGATGATCCCGCCAAAAACAAGTCTCGCGCTTGAGGAGTCTTTCAGACAGGCGAACAACTTTAGTTATCAAACCATTAACGATTATGGCGCCTGGACTCCCGTCAACGGTTTGCCGTTGAGCCGAAAATAA
- the kduI gene encoding 5-dehydro-4-deoxy-D-glucuronate isomerase produces MDVRQSIHSAHAKTLDTQGLRNEFLVEQVFVADEYTMVYSHIDRIIVGGIMPVQRGVSVGGEVGKQLGVSYFLERRELGVINIGGPGCITVDGHCYEIGHREALYVGKGAKEVVFTSVESGKPAKFYYNCAPAHTAYPTKKVTPADVAPVTLGDNLTSNRRTINKYFVPDVLETCQLSMGLTELEPGNLWNTMPCHTHERRMEVYFYFNMDEDACVFHMMGQPQETRHIVMHNEQAVISPSWSIHSGVGTRAYTFIWGMVGENQVFDDMDHVAVRDIR; encoded by the coding sequence GTGGACGTAAGACAAAGTATCCACAGTGCGCATGCGAAAACTCTGGATACTCAGGGGCTGCGTAACGAATTTTTAGTTGAACAAGTGTTTGTCGCTGATGAGTACACCATGGTGTACAGCCATATCGACCGCATTATCGTCGGCGGTATTATGCCGGTGCAGCGCGGCGTATCAGTAGGCGGTGAAGTGGGTAAACAGCTTGGAGTCAGTTATTTTCTTGAACGACGTGAATTAGGGGTGATCAATATCGGCGGCCCTGGTTGTATTACCGTTGATGGCCACTGCTACGAAATTGGCCATCGCGAGGCGCTGTACGTTGGTAAAGGTGCGAAAGAAGTGGTGTTCACCAGCGTAGAGAGCGGCAAACCGGCAAAGTTCTACTATAACTGCGCGCCAGCGCATACCGCATATCCGACCAAAAAGGTCACGCCAGCCGATGTGGCGCCGGTTACTCTCGGCGACAATCTCACCAGCAACCGCCGTACCATCAACAAATACTTCGTACCGGATGTGCTTGAAACCTGCCAACTGAGCATGGGATTAACCGAGTTGGAACCGGGGAATCTGTGGAACACGATGCCGTGCCATACCCATGAACGACGCATGGAGGTCTACTTCTATTTCAACATGGATGAGGACGCCTGTGTGTTCCATATGATGGGGCAGCCGCAGGAGACCCGCCATATCGTGATGCATAACGAACAAGCCGTGATTTCACCAAGCTGGTCGATTCACTCTGGCGTTGGCACCCGCGCCTATACCTTTATCTGGGGAATGGTCGGGGAGAACCAGGTCTTTGACGATATGGACCACGTCGCGGTACGCGATATTCGTTAA
- a CDS encoding fimbrial protein, whose translation MRFFLLIGWLCLSSNAMALDWKSDITLSPQPMTYTGPADSVVPGNIIGSTWSATASVQQVFWCGLIFTCSKGTLEPSGSAISAGITVNVDGVNYNVFETGVPGIGYIIGLKDFNGTTWVPLQTGITQSYPADGTSGLAYDLGWSAKVTFIKTGTALKSGVYQTSTLNAAILTAYNNETKTAQVIINPTTITVTASGCTVDTKSANVNLGTIDVRTLPNIGSVSPSGTFNVGLTCDEQVSVNAVMTDQTTPSNTTAVVSLTGDSTASGVGVQFFYNGSGPLLMGPDSSASGTTNQFFIQTTTAAQTLLLPFQAQYIRTGALTPGRANALASITFSYQ comes from the coding sequence ATGCGTTTTTTTCTACTTATCGGCTGGTTATGCCTCAGTTCAAATGCCATGGCGCTGGACTGGAAATCGGATATCACCCTCTCTCCCCAACCGATGACTTATACCGGCCCTGCTGATTCCGTTGTACCCGGAAATATCATTGGTTCAACCTGGAGCGCCACCGCCAGCGTCCAGCAGGTATTCTGGTGCGGATTAATATTCACTTGCTCCAAAGGCACCCTGGAGCCAAGCGGCAGCGCGATTTCGGCAGGCATTACGGTAAATGTTGACGGCGTTAATTATAATGTCTTTGAAACCGGCGTCCCTGGCATCGGCTATATCATCGGCCTCAAGGATTTTAATGGTACGACGTGGGTGCCGCTGCAAACCGGTATCACGCAAAGCTACCCGGCCGATGGCACAAGCGGGCTTGCCTACGATCTGGGTTGGTCGGCGAAGGTGACATTTATTAAAACAGGAACCGCGCTAAAATCCGGTGTCTACCAGACCTCGACGCTCAATGCCGCGATCCTCACCGCCTATAATAACGAGACCAAAACAGCCCAGGTTATCATTAATCCCACCACGATTACGGTTACGGCCAGCGGTTGTACCGTCGACACCAAAAGCGCCAACGTTAATCTCGGGACCATTGATGTCCGTACCCTGCCCAACATCGGCAGCGTATCGCCATCGGGTACATTCAACGTCGGCCTGACTTGCGATGAGCAAGTCTCCGTTAATGCGGTGATGACCGATCAGACAACGCCGTCGAACACGACAGCAGTGGTCTCGCTAACCGGCGACTCCACCGCATCCGGAGTTGGGGTACAGTTCTTTTATAACGGCAGCGGGCCGCTGCTGATGGGGCCGGATAGCTCTGCATCCGGCACGACGAACCAGTTCTTCATTCAAACCACCACGGCCGCGCAAACCCTGTTGCTCCCCTTCCAGGCGCAATACATTCGTACGGGCGCGCTCACGCCCGGTCGCGCCAATGCGTTGGCAAGCATCACGTTCTCATATCAATAG
- a CDS encoding helix-turn-helix domain-containing protein — protein sequence MMSKIEKSHTENVPLIQCQLHIGLLLWPNFSLLPLSGLMDALRYATAVQKQHHKIIFKLSLISEHPDIPIASSSGISIRPDRAHCPPECFNYIAVIGGGLEHLEQGYRGDRLYLAEARQAEVPLIGIGTGSFVLAQEGMLNERRASVHPFYLEAFRHRFPHVYAEQGYDYIDEGDVLTCPGGVSTITLATELIRTYGGNDVAAMACQRLSLGSQDAVTPRPANIALIPDHRLRQAVLIIEQYLNRPVTAAWVANHVHLSERQLNRLFHSEFGKTTREFIRSARLRYACWLLKNSPRSVTEIALRMGFSDCAHFIRHFQAEYGCTPGVWRLSPG from the coding sequence ATGATGAGTAAAATAGAAAAATCCCATACTGAAAACGTGCCTTTAATTCAGTGCCAGTTACATATTGGTTTGCTGCTTTGGCCCAATTTTTCATTGCTGCCCTTATCCGGGCTAATGGATGCGTTGCGTTATGCGACTGCCGTGCAAAAGCAGCATCATAAAATTATCTTTAAACTCAGCTTGATAAGCGAGCATCCTGATATACCGATAGCGAGTAGTTCGGGAATCAGCATCCGGCCCGATAGGGCGCATTGCCCACCTGAATGCTTTAACTATATTGCCGTCATCGGTGGCGGCCTTGAACATCTTGAGCAGGGATATCGCGGGGACAGGCTTTATCTTGCTGAAGCCCGTCAGGCTGAAGTCCCCTTAATCGGGATAGGGACGGGGAGTTTTGTATTGGCGCAGGAAGGGATGTTGAATGAGAGGAGAGCCTCGGTGCATCCCTTCTATCTTGAGGCCTTTAGACATCGTTTTCCTCATGTTTACGCCGAGCAGGGTTATGATTATATCGATGAAGGTGATGTACTGACCTGTCCTGGCGGAGTGTCCACGATAACGCTGGCAACGGAATTAATCCGCACGTATGGCGGGAACGACGTTGCGGCGATGGCGTGCCAGCGTTTATCCCTCGGGTCTCAAGATGCCGTCACGCCAAGGCCGGCGAATATCGCGCTCATCCCCGATCACCGTTTGCGCCAGGCAGTTCTTATTATTGAGCAATATCTGAATCGTCCCGTTACCGCAGCATGGGTCGCGAATCATGTGCACTTAAGCGAGCGGCAGCTTAACCGCCTGTTTCATTCCGAATTTGGTAAAACGACCCGCGAATTTATTCGTAGCGCCAGATTACGCTACGCCTGTTGGCTATTGAAAAACTCGCCGCGAAGCGTCACCGAAATTGCTTTGCGGATGGGGTTTAGCGACTGCGCCCATTTTATTCGCCACTTCCAGGCTGAGTATGGTTGTACGCCTGGCGTGTGGCGTCTATCTCCCGGGTGA
- a CDS encoding fimbrial protein, which yields MSVNRPRAAIALLLAISSPGYGYDVLVSVTGNLIGNTCVVSADAKEQTVPLGTIGVKQFSRAGAVSNIKTAFTLKLEECGPTFSGVKIRFSGTPDAGDPQLIKVAEGGATGVAVQILDKDSQLIPLESQTAAYGNAGDESVGMTFYARLAANGDAVNPGDVSATATWTTEYQ from the coding sequence ATGTCAGTAAATCGGCCTCGCGCCGCGATAGCGCTACTCCTTGCGATCTCTTCACCTGGATATGGTTATGACGTGCTGGTCTCCGTCACCGGGAATCTCATCGGCAATACCTGCGTGGTTTCCGCCGACGCCAAAGAGCAGACCGTGCCGTTAGGCACCATTGGAGTAAAGCAATTTAGCCGCGCAGGCGCGGTCAGCAATATCAAAACGGCCTTTACGCTCAAACTCGAAGAGTGCGGCCCTACGTTTAGCGGCGTAAAAATACGCTTCAGCGGTACGCCTGATGCCGGAGATCCCCAATTAATTAAAGTCGCAGAAGGCGGGGCCACCGGCGTTGCCGTACAAATTCTGGATAAGGATAGTCAACTCATTCCGCTGGAAAGCCAAACGGCAGCCTACGGTAACGCCGGGGATGAAAGTGTGGGAATGACATTTTATGCCCGTCTGGCGGCTAACGGCGATGCGGTTAATCCCGGAGACGTTTCGGCCACCGCGACCTGGACTACGGAGTATCAATAA
- a CDS encoding winged helix-turn-helix domain-containing protein codes for MHKYYIINGIVEFHPAASTLRLLSQPDNVVVLNSPAGRCLLLLIERAGTIVTQQECMNIVWQQRGMLVSPNTYYQNISILRKGLKKAGIASDPVVTIPRIGLTLASDTQIAVKESQLQDAQCAIETETETETETETETETDIVCSAAIPHPLPESVEKIPRSVNYRAVKWGLSLTGVVLASMLLAWMSFATDYLFRDNYFVDGYRFAAASGECHVYLAKGIQTQREQAQALIYVEPFKTQCKNYPWVYVAWFSMLPRASLIRCDRPMEESNHCISDYFIEDH; via the coding sequence ATGCATAAGTATTATATCATTAATGGAATAGTTGAATTCCATCCTGCAGCCAGTACGTTACGCTTGCTTAGCCAACCGGATAATGTGGTTGTTTTAAACTCCCCAGCGGGGCGCTGTTTATTATTATTAATAGAACGTGCTGGCACGATTGTTACCCAGCAGGAATGTATGAACATCGTTTGGCAACAGAGAGGGATGCTGGTATCGCCCAATACCTATTACCAGAATATTTCTATCCTGCGGAAAGGGTTGAAAAAAGCAGGTATTGCGAGTGACCCTGTTGTCACCATTCCTCGTATTGGATTAACGTTGGCAAGCGATACACAAATCGCAGTTAAGGAAAGCCAGTTACAGGACGCGCAATGCGCGATTGAAACAGAAACAGAAACAGAAACAGAAACAGAAACAGAAACAGAAACAGATATTGTCTGTTCTGCTGCTATTCCGCACCCATTACCTGAATCGGTAGAAAAAATACCGCGCAGCGTTAACTATCGTGCGGTGAAGTGGGGGTTGTCTTTGACTGGCGTCGTGTTGGCATCGATGTTGCTGGCATGGATGAGTTTCGCGACGGATTATCTTTTCCGGGATAATTATTTTGTTGATGGCTATCGTTTTGCGGCTGCCAGTGGCGAATGCCATGTCTATCTGGCTAAGGGGATCCAAACCCAACGTGAGCAAGCGCAAGCGTTAATCTATGTTGAGCCGTTTAAGACGCAGTGCAAAAATTATCCCTGGGTCTATGTTGCCTGGTTTTCAATGCTACCACGGGCATCCCTTATTCGTTGCGATCGGCCAATGGAGGAGTCGAATCACTGTATCTCTGATTACTTTATCGAGGATCATTAA
- a CDS encoding fimbrial protein, translated as MKVYVNNKTLLALAIAALLPAGSALAAGTSGGTVNFNGSVVASACAIGANSANIDVDMGEVRTATLAAAGSEASTAKAFSITLEDCEIADTSGSTEENPIAATSVAVTFTGTPDNADADSLAVGSNGSSSSAQNVAIRLYDEQGNVVRLGEAAAPVALRTGSNTLNFSAKYYSPEGNATPGDASAVATYTVTYS; from the coding sequence ATGAAAGTTTATGTAAACAACAAAACGCTGCTGGCATTGGCTATCGCAGCGCTGTTACCTGCCGGCTCTGCGTTAGCGGCGGGCACCAGTGGAGGAACGGTTAATTTCAATGGTAGTGTCGTGGCCTCCGCCTGTGCGATCGGCGCCAATAGCGCCAATATTGACGTCGATATGGGCGAAGTGCGTACCGCAACCCTAGCGGCAGCAGGTAGCGAAGCCAGCACTGCCAAAGCGTTCTCTATCACCCTGGAAGATTGTGAAATTGCCGATACCTCTGGCTCTACAGAGGAAAACCCCATTGCCGCAACCTCTGTCGCAGTGACCTTTACCGGTACGCCAGATAACGCTGATGCCGACAGTCTGGCTGTCGGTTCAAACGGCAGCAGCTCATCGGCGCAAAACGTAGCCATTCGTTTATATGACGAACAAGGCAATGTCGTCAGATTAGGTGAAGCGGCAGCCCCGGTTGCGCTGCGTACAGGCTCAAATACCCTGAATTTCAGCGCGAAATACTACTCCCCGGAAGGCAATGCGACTCCGGGCGACGCCAGCGCCGTCGCGACCTACACCGTCACTTACTCGTAA